From a region of the Synechococcus sp. MW101C3 genome:
- a CDS encoding DUF1815 family protein: protein MFTRLAEQYRSLAQDLVMSLQALASSLQRKGLVATCYVCGDGQERQGASFVADLGDTHTIRFLVSDCGISWVESRNGHELVRLDGADAIQELQRVTAFLQQVPADGNAIKTADQRQAVLISATSQPLEELVG, encoded by the coding sequence ATGTTTACCCGTCTGGCTGAGCAATACCGCTCGCTGGCTCAGGATCTCGTCATGAGCCTTCAGGCTCTTGCCAGCAGCCTGCAGCGCAAAGGGCTGGTGGCTACCTGCTACGTCTGCGGAGACGGCCAGGAGCGGCAAGGCGCTTCCTTCGTCGCAGACCTGGGGGATACCCACACCATCCGCTTTCTGGTGTCTGACTGCGGCATCAGCTGGGTGGAATCGCGCAATGGTCACGAGCTGGTACGGCTGGACGGGGCCGATGCGATCCAGGAACTGCAACGGGTGACCGCGTTCCTGCAACAGGTTCCCGCCGACGGCAACGCCATAAAGACTGCGGACCAACGGCAGGCTGTGCTGATCAGCGCAACGTCCCAACCCCTCGAGGAATTGGTGGGGTGA
- the recA gene encoding recombinase RecA: protein MPADPKSTDLRAAHPRSAAAGSSAAALGSAAAARDKALDLVLGQIERNFGKGSIMRLGDASRMRVETVSTGALTLDLALGGGYPKGRVVEIYGPESSGKTTLTLHAIAEAQRRGGVAAFVDAEHALDPVYAAALGVDVENLLVSQPDTGEMALEIVDQLVRSAAVDIVVVDSVAALTPRAEIEGEMGDLAVGSQARLMSQAMRKITGNIGKSGCTVIFLNQLRQKIGVTYGNPETTTGGNALKFYASVRLDIRRIQTLKRGTEEYGIRAKVKVAKNKVAPPFRIAEFDILFGRGISTLGCLLDLAEETAVVVRKGAWYSYEGDNIGQGRDNTITWLEQNPTQKEAIEAIVRRKLTEGADVTANSVKPLAAAAAKLAAAEAEADDGSDADDAVEVAGLAAR from the coding sequence ATGCCTGCCGACCCCAAGAGCACCGACCTCAGGGCCGCTCATCCCCGCTCCGCCGCCGCCGGATCGTCGGCCGCTGCCCTCGGTTCCGCCGCCGCCGCCCGCGACAAGGCCCTTGACCTCGTACTCGGTCAGATCGAGCGCAACTTCGGCAAGGGTTCGATCATGCGCCTCGGGGATGCTTCCCGCATGCGGGTCGAAACCGTTTCCACCGGCGCGCTCACTCTTGATCTTGCCCTCGGTGGCGGCTATCCCAAGGGCCGGGTGGTGGAGATCTACGGTCCCGAGAGTTCGGGGAAAACCACGCTCACGCTGCATGCGATCGCCGAAGCCCAGCGCCGTGGTGGCGTGGCGGCCTTCGTCGACGCCGAGCATGCCCTGGATCCGGTCTATGCGGCGGCCCTCGGGGTCGATGTGGAGAACCTGCTGGTCTCCCAGCCGGACACCGGCGAAATGGCGCTCGAGATCGTGGATCAGCTGGTGCGTTCTGCGGCCGTCGACATCGTTGTGGTCGACTCGGTGGCGGCGCTCACCCCACGGGCGGAGATCGAAGGGGAGATGGGCGACCTGGCGGTGGGCAGTCAGGCCCGTCTGATGAGTCAGGCCATGCGCAAGATCACCGGCAACATCGGCAAATCCGGCTGCACGGTGATTTTCCTGAACCAGTTGCGGCAAAAGATCGGGGTGACCTACGGCAACCCGGAAACCACCACGGGAGGCAACGCGCTCAAGTTCTATGCCTCGGTTCGCCTCGACATCCGCCGCATTCAGACCCTCAAGCGTGGCACCGAGGAGTACGGCATCCGGGCCAAGGTGAAGGTGGCGAAGAACAAAGTGGCGCCCCCCTTCCGCATCGCTGAGTTCGACATTCTCTTTGGCCGCGGCATCAGCACCCTGGGCTGTCTGCTGGATCTGGCCGAGGAAACGGCCGTGGTGGTCCGCAAGGGTGCCTGGTACAGCTACGAGGGCGACAACATCGGCCAGGGGCGCGACAACACCATCACCTGGTTGGAGCAGAACCCCACCCAGAAGGAGGCGATCGAAGCGATCGTGCGCCGCAAGCTCACCGAAGGCGCCGATGTGACGGCCAATTCCGTCAAGCCCCTGGCGGCGGCGGCGGCAAAGCTGGCTGCGGCTGAGGCTGAGGCCGACGACGGCTCCGACGCGGATGACGCCGTGGAGGTGGCTGGTCTGGCTGCGCGCTGA
- a CDS encoding HAD family hydrolase: MSSSPLLVFDFDGVLVDGMAEYWWSARRAALRLRPDLHLPVSAPPGFAQLRPLIHKGWEMVLLAAELGRDDHRLSDTLADYGGALDRALERWEWHPSQLQEVLELVRREAIATDRSAWLALHRPYLGVPERLRALRGEAADWAVLTTKGAAFAAELLSAEGLEPWQLFGHEQGPKPEVLLQLRSLNRPIWFIEDRRPTLEQVRATPGLTSVRCFLVSWGYVRAADLTGLPPGIALLRPERFAAPLATWP, translated from the coding sequence GTGTCCTCCAGCCCCCTGCTGGTGTTCGATTTTGACGGGGTGCTGGTCGACGGCATGGCCGAGTACTGGTGGAGCGCCCGCCGGGCTGCTCTGCGGCTGCGCCCCGACCTTCACCTGCCCGTGTCGGCGCCGCCCGGCTTTGCCCAGCTGCGGCCCCTGATCCACAAGGGCTGGGAGATGGTGCTGCTGGCCGCTGAGCTGGGCCGCGACGACCATCGGCTCAGCGACACCCTGGCTGACTACGGCGGTGCTCTGGACCGTGCTCTGGAGCGCTGGGAGTGGCATCCCTCCCAGCTGCAGGAGGTGCTGGAGCTCGTGCGCCGCGAGGCCATCGCCACCGACCGCAGCGCCTGGCTTGCACTGCACCGCCCCTACCTCGGCGTGCCGGAGCGGCTGCGGGCCCTGCGCGGCGAGGCGGCCGATTGGGCGGTGCTGACCACCAAGGGGGCGGCCTTCGCCGCTGAGCTGCTTTCTGCCGAGGGCCTTGAGCCCTGGCAGCTGTTCGGTCATGAGCAGGGGCCGAAGCCGGAGGTTCTGCTCCAGTTGCGGTCGCTGAACAGGCCGATCTGGTTCATCGAAGACAGGCGCCCCACCCTGGAGCAGGTGCGGGCCACGCCAGGATTGACCTCCGTGCGCTGCTTTCTGGTGTCGTGGGGGTACGTGCGCGCGGCTGATCTGACCGGCCTGCCGCCGGGCATCGCCCTGCTCCGCCCGGAGCGGTTCGCGGCCCCCTTGGCGACCTGGCCCTGA
- a CDS encoding AAA family ATPase: MQAPDAAPLALAHAGAPEVALSPQRVTDDLEALLAVLPERVREAFAAAESRDQLLEVVLDLGRCPEARYPGRAIALTDQPIDRSDLAAVVERLGHFGGDNRAGIERTLHRISAIRNRTGDVVGLTCRVGRAVYGTVAMVRDLLDSGQSLLLMGRPGVGKTTALREIARVLADDLERRVVVIDTSNEIAGDGDIPHPAIGRARRMQVARPELQHQVMIEAVENHMPEVIVIDEIGTLLEAQAARTIAERGVQLVATAHGNELANLIKNPTLCDLIGGIQSVTLGDEEARRRGSQKTVLERCADPTFPLAVEMHSRSRWLVHRDVARTVDFQLRGQPARPQVRECDASGRVRLEDAATPPAPPRLTRAEPPAPRRELRRPDPAPPLAPVPLPDPSMPAPHRRPAVEPAATTLRLFSCGISAALLDQAVRSRRYAVEQVVDLEQADAVLTVRNQLGQDPEVRRQAQLHGVPILVIKSDSLHQIQRGLERLLRRRQPDGVAPLQVLPDDAYGAMEECRLAVEQVVVPRGCPVELLPRSARVRQIQAEQVRRYGLRCAEFGSGGELRLRVFPR, from the coding sequence ATGCAAGCTCCCGACGCTGCCCCCCTCGCCCTGGCTCACGCCGGCGCCCCTGAGGTCGCCCTTTCGCCGCAACGGGTGACCGACGATCTCGAAGCGCTGCTGGCGGTGCTGCCGGAGCGGGTGCGCGAGGCCTTCGCCGCCGCGGAGAGCCGCGACCAGCTGCTCGAGGTGGTGCTGGATCTTGGTCGTTGTCCTGAGGCCCGCTACCCCGGGCGCGCCATTGCCCTCACCGATCAGCCGATCGACCGCTCGGACCTGGCGGCCGTGGTGGAACGGCTCGGCCATTTCGGCGGCGACAACCGGGCGGGCATCGAGCGCACCCTGCACCGCATCAGCGCCATCCGCAACCGCACCGGCGATGTGGTGGGTCTCACCTGCCGGGTGGGCCGCGCTGTGTACGGCACGGTGGCGATGGTGCGGGATCTGCTGGATTCCGGTCAGTCGCTGCTGCTGATGGGGCGTCCCGGTGTCGGCAAGACCACGGCCCTGCGGGAGATTGCCCGTGTGCTGGCGGACGACCTGGAACGCCGCGTGGTGGTGATCGACACGAGCAACGAGATCGCCGGCGACGGTGACATTCCCCACCCCGCCATCGGCCGGGCCCGCCGCATGCAGGTGGCGCGCCCCGAGCTGCAGCATCAGGTGATGATCGAGGCGGTGGAGAACCACATGCCGGAAGTCATCGTGATCGATGAGATCGGCACGTTGCTGGAGGCTCAGGCGGCCCGCACGATCGCCGAACGGGGGGTGCAGCTGGTGGCCACGGCCCACGGCAATGAGTTGGCCAACCTGATCAAGAACCCCACCCTCTGCGACCTGATCGGCGGCATTCAGTCGGTCACGCTCGGTGATGAGGAAGCGCGGCGGCGCGGCTCCCAGAAGACCGTGCTGGAGCGCTGTGCCGACCCCACCTTCCCGCTGGCGGTGGAGATGCACAGCCGCAGCCGTTGGCTGGTGCACCGTGACGTGGCCCGCACGGTGGATTTCCAGCTTCGGGGGCAGCCTGCCCGCCCCCAGGTGCGCGAATGCGATGCTTCCGGCCGCGTGCGGCTCGAAGACGCGGCCACTCCTCCGGCCCCACCCCGCTTGACGCGCGCAGAGCCACCAGCGCCACGCCGCGAGCTACGGCGGCCGGATCCGGCCCCGCCCCTGGCGCCGGTGCCTCTGCCCGACCCATCCATGCCCGCGCCGCACCGGCGCCCAGCGGTGGAGCCGGCAGCGACGACCCTGCGCCTGTTCAGCTGCGGCATCAGCGCTGCGCTGCTGGATCAGGCGGTGCGCAGCCGCCGCTATGCCGTTGAGCAGGTTGTTGATCTGGAGCAGGCGGATGCGGTGCTCACCGTGCGCAACCAGCTGGGCCAGGACCCGGAGGTGCGGCGGCAGGCCCAGCTCCACGGCGTGCCGATCCTGGTGATCAAGTCCGACAGCCTGCATCAGATCCAGCGAGGTCTCGAGCGGCTGCTGCGGCGGCGCCAGCCGGATGGGGTGGCGCCGCTGCAGGTACTGCCGGACGACGCCTACGGCGCCATGGAGGAATGCCGTCTGGCTGTGGAACAGGTGGTGGTGCCCCGCGGCTGCCCGGTGGAGTTGCTGCCCCGCAGCGCCCGCGTCCGCCAGATTCAGGCGGAGCAGGTGCGCCGCTATGGATTGCGCTGTGCCGAGTTCGGCAGCGGCGGGGAGCTGCGGTTGCGTGTGTTCCCGCGCTGA
- a CDS encoding LdpA C-terminal domain-containing domain, with protein sequence MARGRCAGIRSISALPPEQALRSGRWVKLICGASNQDLAAIVDLCGIYTLAGVQAIDVAADPAVVVAARRGIAWGLERSAGGCPPWLMLSLSDGADPHFRKAHFDPERCPPSCPRPCARVCPALAIGESGGVIDERCYGCGRCLPACPLGLIAAREHALPAEAVTPLLEALRPDAVEIHTQPGRGAAFAQRLDQVVAARLPLQRLSVSCGWEAPSNGRRQAVADGVDGSGAESAGMERPGVEGLAAELWQRFARLRAAGLRPLWQLDGRPMSGDVGDGTAHAAVRLLAALRPWAPPGPLQLAGGTNGHTLELLRRLAGSAAEARRLSAGVAFGGMARRQLQPLLVEAERRGTRLLDDADLWTEALARARALVGPWLAS encoded by the coding sequence GTGGCTCGAGGTCGCTGCGCTGGCATCCGCTCGATCAGTGCGTTGCCGCCTGAGCAGGCGCTGCGCTCCGGCCGCTGGGTCAAGTTGATCTGCGGCGCCAGCAACCAGGATCTGGCTGCGATCGTCGATCTCTGCGGCATCTACACCCTGGCGGGTGTTCAGGCGATCGATGTGGCTGCCGATCCCGCTGTGGTGGTGGCAGCGCGGCGCGGCATCGCCTGGGGTCTGGAGCGCTCCGCTGGCGGCTGTCCCCCCTGGCTGATGCTGAGCCTCAGCGATGGCGCCGACCCCCATTTCCGCAAGGCCCACTTCGATCCGGAGCGTTGTCCGCCGTCCTGCCCCCGACCCTGCGCGCGGGTGTGCCCGGCCCTGGCCATCGGCGAGAGCGGCGGTGTGATCGACGAGCGCTGCTATGGCTGCGGCCGCTGCCTGCCGGCCTGCCCCCTCGGCCTGATCGCGGCCAGGGAGCATGCGCTGCCGGCGGAGGCTGTGACCCCTCTGCTGGAAGCGCTGCGGCCGGATGCGGTGGAGATTCACACCCAGCCGGGCCGAGGCGCCGCTTTCGCTCAGCGTCTCGACCAGGTGGTGGCTGCGCGACTGCCCCTGCAGCGCCTGTCGGTGAGTTGCGGCTGGGAAGCGCCCTCCAACGGCCGCAGGCAGGCGGTGGCTGACGGCGTGGACGGTTCAGGTGCGGAATCTGCAGGCATGGAACGTCCAGGGGTGGAGGGTCTGGCGGCGGAGCTCTGGCAGCGGTTCGCGCGCCTTAGAGCGGCGGGGTTGCGGCCCCTCTGGCAGCTCGATGGCCGGCCGATGAGCGGCGATGTGGGGGACGGCACGGCCCATGCCGCGGTGCGGCTGCTGGCGGCGCTGCGGCCCTGGGCACCACCGGGGCCCCTGCAACTGGCGGGTGGCACCAACGGCCACACCCTGGAGCTGCTGCGTCGTCTGGCGGGCTCGGCGGCGGAGGCGCGGCGCCTCAGCGCCGGTGTGGCCTTCGGTGGAATGGCCCGCCGTCAGCTGCAGCCGCTGCTGGTGGAGGCCGAGCGACGGGGCACACGGCTGCTTGACGATGCGGACCTCTGGACCGAGGCGCTGGCAAGGGCCCGGGCGCTGGTCGGCCCGTGGCTGGCTTCCTGA
- a CDS encoding NAD(P)H-quinone oxidoreductase subunit N, whose product MPLLLTGRRFREDLEKAGALALYAPLEGGAETRLMRRLRAAGYRAQMTSARGLGDPEVFLLQSHGIRPPHLGHHSVGNAAAVGDVQQVMPQLGPLLEGTKPILLWLLEAQVLSAAELSALCGLTQREPRLRIVAEMGGSRSLRWHPLDQCVAA is encoded by the coding sequence ATGCCGCTCCTTCTTACCGGCCGTCGCTTTCGGGAGGATCTGGAGAAGGCTGGTGCCCTGGCCCTCTATGCCCCCCTGGAAGGTGGTGCGGAGACACGGCTGATGCGGCGTCTGCGCGCCGCCGGCTACCGCGCACAAATGACTTCAGCCCGCGGCCTCGGTGATCCCGAAGTGTTCCTGCTCCAGTCGCATGGCATCCGTCCGCCCCACCTTGGCCACCACAGCGTTGGCAATGCCGCTGCCGTCGGTGACGTCCAACAGGTGATGCCCCAGCTCGGCCCCCTGCTGGAAGGCACCAAACCGATCCTGCTCTGGCTGCTGGAAGCCCAGGTGCTCTCCGCCGCAGAGCTCTCGGCCCTGTGCGGGCTCACCCAGAGGGAGCCGCGCCTGCGCATCGTGGCGGAAATGGGTGGCTCGAGGTCGCTGCGCTGGCATCCGCTCGATCAGTGCGTTGCCGCCTGA
- the rplC gene encoding 50S ribosomal protein L3: MSIGILGKKLGMSQFFAPDGKSIPVTVIEAGPCRITQLKTPATDGYTAAQIGFGDIREKLVNRPAAGHLAKSGSEPLRHLTEYRLDSVEGLELGGTITVEGFEPGQKVDVSGDTIGRGFSGYQKRHGFSRGPMTHGSKNHREPGSTGAGTTPGRVYPGKRMAGRYGGKQITTKGLVILKVDVERNLLVVKGSVPGKPGALLNIRPARRVGDKVAN; this comes from the coding sequence ATGTCCATCGGCATCCTCGGCAAGAAATTGGGCATGTCCCAGTTCTTCGCCCCCGACGGCAAGTCCATCCCGGTCACCGTGATCGAGGCGGGCCCCTGCCGCATCACCCAACTCAAAACCCCTGCCACCGACGGCTACACCGCCGCTCAGATCGGCTTTGGCGACATTCGCGAGAAGCTCGTCAACCGCCCGGCTGCGGGTCACCTGGCCAAATCCGGCAGTGAGCCCCTGCGGCACCTCACCGAGTACCGGCTCGATTCTGTCGAAGGCCTCGAACTCGGTGGCACGATCACGGTCGAAGGCTTCGAGCCCGGCCAGAAAGTCGATGTCAGCGGTGACACGATCGGCCGCGGTTTCAGTGGTTATCAGAAGCGCCACGGCTTCAGCCGCGGTCCGATGACGCACGGTTCCAAGAACCACCGCGAACCCGGATCCACCGGCGCCGGCACCACCCCCGGTCGGGTCTACCCCGGCAAACGGATGGCAGGCCGCTACGGCGGCAAGCAGATCACCACCAAGGGTCTCGTCATTCTCAAGGTGGATGTCGAGCGCAACCTGCTGGTGGTGAAGGGTTCGGTGCCCGGCAAGCCCGGCGCCCTGCTCAACATCCGACCCGCTCGGCGGGTCGGTGACAAGGTCGCGAACTGA
- the rplD gene encoding 50S ribosomal protein L4, whose amino-acid sequence MVNCVVRDWQGKEAGKASLDLRVAKEASAGGLLQRAVVRQLAHARQGTASSLTRAEVRGGGRKPYKQKGTGRARQGSIRTPLRPGGGVVFGPKPRTYSLAMNRKERRLALRTALISRAADMVVVQGFGAALEQPKTREIVAALQRWDIPAGAKVLLVLDAPTDVVRLSVRNLENVKLIAADQLNVFDLLNARKLVLSEEALAKIQEVYGDD is encoded by the coding sequence ATGGTCAACTGTGTCGTTCGTGATTGGCAGGGCAAGGAAGCCGGCAAGGCCAGCCTTGATCTGAGGGTCGCCAAGGAAGCCTCGGCCGGCGGCCTGCTGCAGCGCGCGGTCGTGCGCCAGCTCGCCCACGCCCGCCAGGGCACGGCCAGCAGCCTCACCCGCGCCGAAGTGCGTGGTGGCGGCCGCAAGCCCTACAAACAGAAAGGAACGGGTCGTGCGCGCCAGGGCTCGATCCGCACCCCGCTCCGCCCCGGTGGCGGCGTGGTGTTCGGGCCCAAGCCCCGCACCTACAGCCTGGCGATGAACCGCAAGGAGCGTCGCCTGGCGCTGCGCACCGCCCTGATCAGCCGGGCCGCCGACATGGTGGTGGTGCAAGGCTTCGGCGCGGCGCTGGAGCAGCCGAAAACCCGCGAAATCGTCGCTGCTCTGCAGCGCTGGGACATCCCCGCCGGCGCCAAGGTGCTGCTGGTGCTGGATGCCCCCACCGATGTGGTCCGCCTGTCGGTCCGCAACCTCGAAAACGTGAAACTGATCGCCGCCGATCAGCTGAATGTCTTCGACTTGCTCAACGCCAGGAAGCTGGTGCTCAGCGAGGAAGCTCTCGCCAAGATCCAGGAGGTCTACGGAGATGACTGA
- a CDS encoding 50S ribosomal protein L23, with product MTERFANRLADVIRRPLITEKATRALELNQYTFEVDPRAAKPDIKAAVEHLFDVRVIGVSTMNPPRRARRVGRFAGKRAQVKKAVVRLAAGNAIQLFPEA from the coding sequence ATGACTGAACGTTTCGCCAACCGGCTGGCGGATGTGATCCGGCGCCCGCTGATCACCGAGAAAGCCACCCGCGCGCTCGAACTCAACCAGTACACCTTTGAGGTGGACCCCAGGGCTGCCAAGCCCGACATCAAGGCCGCCGTCGAGCACCTCTTCGATGTGCGCGTCATCGGCGTGAGCACCATGAATCCTCCTCGCCGTGCCCGGCGGGTCGGACGCTTCGCCGGCAAGCGCGCCCAGGTGAAAAAGGCGGTGGTGCGGCTCGCCGCAGGCAATGCCATCCAGCTGTTCCCCGAGGCCTGA
- the rplB gene encoding 50S ribosomal protein L2, whose protein sequence is MAIRNYRPYTPGTRTRVASDFSEVTERKPERSLVVAKHRRKGRNNRGVITCRHRGGGHKRLYRLVDFRRDKHGVEARVAAIHYDPHRNARLALLFYTDGEKRYILAPAGIEVGQTVVSGPGSPIETGNALPLSSIPLGSAVHNVELYAGRGGQMVRTAGASAQVMAKEGDYVALKLPSTEVRLVRRECYATLGEVGNAEVRNTSLGKAGRKRWLGRRPEVRGSVMNPCDHPHGGGEGRAPIGRSGPVTPWGKPALGLKTRKRNKPSNRFVLRKRRRTSKRSRGGRDS, encoded by the coding sequence ATGGCAATCCGCAACTACCGTCCCTACACCCCCGGCACCCGCACCCGGGTCGCCAGCGACTTCAGCGAAGTCACTGAGCGCAAGCCCGAACGCAGCCTGGTGGTGGCCAAGCACCGCCGCAAAGGCCGCAACAACCGGGGCGTGATCACCTGCCGCCACCGTGGCGGTGGCCACAAGCGCCTTTATCGCCTGGTGGATTTCCGCCGCGACAAGCACGGCGTGGAGGCCCGCGTGGCCGCCATCCACTACGACCCGCACCGCAACGCGCGTCTGGCTCTGCTCTTCTACACCGATGGTGAGAAGCGCTACATCCTTGCTCCTGCAGGCATTGAAGTCGGTCAAACGGTGGTGTCCGGCCCCGGATCCCCGATTGAAACCGGCAATGCCCTGCCGCTCTCCTCAATTCCTCTGGGCTCCGCTGTCCACAACGTCGAGCTCTACGCCGGACGTGGTGGCCAGATGGTGCGCACCGCCGGCGCCAGCGCCCAGGTGATGGCCAAGGAAGGTGATTACGTCGCCCTCAAGCTGCCGTCCACCGAGGTTCGTCTCGTGCGCCGGGAGTGTTACGCCACCCTCGGTGAAGTGGGCAACGCTGAAGTTCGCAACACGAGCCTCGGCAAAGCCGGTCGCAAGCGCTGGCTGGGGCGTCGCCCCGAAGTGCGCGGCAGTGTGATGAACCCCTGCGACCACCCCCACGGTGGTGGTGAGGGCCGCGCACCGATCGGCCGCTCCGGCCCGGTCACCCCCTGGGGCAAACCGGCCCTGGGCCTCAAAACCCGGAAGCGGAACAAACCCAGCAATCGGTTTGTCCTGCGGAAACGTCGCCGCACCTCCAAACGGAGCCGTGGCGGACGGGATTCCTGA
- the rpsS gene encoding 30S ribosomal protein S19: MGRSLKKGPFVADHLLRKVEAQNSAGDKTVIKTWSRASTILPMMIGHTIAVHNGKSHVPVYVTEQMVGHKLGEFAPTRTFRGHIKDKKGAR, encoded by the coding sequence ATGGGACGTTCACTCAAAAAAGGACCATTCGTCGCCGACCACCTGCTGCGCAAGGTCGAAGCGCAGAACAGCGCTGGCGACAAAACCGTGATCAAAACCTGGTCGCGGGCTTCCACCATCCTGCCGATGATGATCGGCCACACGATTGCCGTTCACAACGGCAAGAGCCACGTGCCGGTGTATGTCACCGAGCAGATGGTGGGCCACAAGCTGGGGGAATTCGCCCCCACCCGCACCTTCCGGGGTCACATCAAAGACAAAAAAGGTGCCCGTTAA
- the rplV gene encoding 50S ribosomal protein L22: MANPSPSSEARAHGRYIRGSVSKVRRVLDQIRGRSYREALILLEFMPYRSTGPITKVLRSAVANAEHNLGLDPASLVISTAIADMGPSLKRFRPRAQGRAYAIKKQTCHISIAVASTSA; the protein is encoded by the coding sequence ATGGCCAACCCTTCCCCCAGCTCAGAAGCCCGCGCCCACGGCCGCTACATCCGCGGATCCGTTTCCAAGGTGCGCCGGGTGCTCGACCAGATCCGCGGCCGCTCCTATCGCGAGGCGCTGATCCTGCTCGAGTTCATGCCTTACCGCTCCACCGGACCGATCACCAAGGTGCTCCGTTCGGCGGTCGCCAATGCGGAACACAACCTTGGTCTTGATCCCGCTTCCCTGGTGATCAGCACCGCGATCGCCGACATGGGTCCTTCCCTGAAGCGATTCCGTCCCCGCGCCCAGGGGCGGGCTTACGCGATCAAGAAACAAACCTGCCACATCAGCATTGCTGTGGCGTCCACTTCCGCCTGA
- the rpsC gene encoding 30S ribosomal protein S3, which yields MGHKIHPTGLRLGITQDHRSRWYAPSKTYPILLQEDDRIRRFIHKKYASAGISDVLIARKADQLEVELKTARPGVLVGRQGSGIEELRAGIQTTLGDRQRQVRINVVEVERVDADAYLLAEYIAQQLEKRVAFRRVMRMTVQRAQRAGVLGLKIQVSGRLNGAEIARTEWTREGRVPLHTLRADIDYATKVATTTYGVLGIKVWVFKGEVLPGQKEQLPAGGAPRRRSSRRPQQFEDRSNEE from the coding sequence ATGGGACACAAGATCCATCCAACCGGATTGCGCCTGGGGATCACCCAGGACCACCGCTCCCGCTGGTATGCCCCCAGCAAGACCTATCCGATTCTTCTCCAGGAAGACGATCGGATTCGTCGCTTCATCCACAAGAAATACGCCAGCGCCGGCATCTCCGACGTGCTGATCGCCCGCAAGGCCGATCAACTCGAAGTGGAGCTCAAAACGGCACGCCCCGGCGTGCTGGTCGGCCGCCAGGGCAGCGGCATCGAAGAGCTTCGTGCCGGCATCCAGACCACGCTCGGCGACCGCCAGCGCCAGGTGCGCATCAATGTCGTTGAGGTGGAGCGGGTCGACGCTGACGCCTACCTGCTGGCCGAATACATCGCTCAGCAACTGGAAAAGCGGGTCGCCTTCCGCCGCGTCATGCGGATGACGGTGCAGCGCGCCCAGCGGGCCGGTGTGCTCGGGCTGAAAATCCAGGTGAGCGGTCGTCTCAACGGCGCCGAAATCGCCCGGACGGAATGGACCCGCGAAGGCCGCGTGCCCCTGCACACGCTGCGCGCCGACATCGATTACGCCACCAAGGTGGCCACCACCACCTACGGGGTGCTGGGCATCAAGGTCTGGGTGTTCAAAGGAGAGGTGCTTCCTGGGCAGAAGGAGCAACTGCCCGCTGGTGGAGCACCCAGGCGCCGGAGCAGCCGGCGGCCCCAACAGTTCGAAGACCGCTCGAACGAGGAGTGA
- the rplP gene encoding 50S ribosomal protein L16, giving the protein MLSPKRVKFRKQQRGRMRGVATRGNTIAFGEFALQAQECGWITSRQIEASRRAMTRYVKRGGKIWIRIFPDKPVTMRPAETRMGSGKGNPEFWVAVIKPGRILFEMGGPEITPAIAKEAMRLAQYKLPVKTKFLALADQEPEASPEPSLALES; this is encoded by the coding sequence ATGCTGAGTCCCAAACGCGTCAAATTCCGCAAACAACAGCGAGGTCGCATGCGCGGCGTCGCCACCCGGGGCAACACGATTGCCTTCGGTGAGTTTGCCCTCCAGGCCCAGGAATGTGGCTGGATCACTTCTCGCCAGATCGAAGCCAGTCGTCGGGCGATGACCCGCTATGTCAAGCGGGGAGGAAAGATCTGGATCCGGATCTTCCCCGACAAGCCGGTCACCATGCGCCCCGCCGAAACCCGTATGGGTTCCGGTAAAGGCAACCCTGAATTCTGGGTGGCGGTGATCAAGCCCGGCCGGATTCTCTTTGAGATGGGCGGGCCTGAAATCACCCCGGCCATCGCCAAGGAGGCCATGCGCCTGGCGCAGTACAAGCTGCCGGTCAAGACGAAGTTCCTCGCCTTGGCCGACCAGGAGCCGGAAGCTTCCCCCGAACCCTCTCTCGCCCTGGAGTCCTGA
- the rpmC gene encoding 50S ribosomal protein L29, whose protein sequence is MARPAIAEVRTLTDAELVEQIGGCRRELFNLRFQRATRRLEQPHLFKQSRTKLAQLLTVQQERQRSAPSAS, encoded by the coding sequence ATGGCACGTCCTGCCATCGCCGAGGTGCGAACCCTCACCGATGCCGAATTGGTCGAACAGATCGGCGGTTGCCGCCGTGAACTGTTCAACCTTCGCTTCCAGCGGGCCACCCGCCGGCTGGAGCAACCGCACCTGTTCAAGCAGAGCCGCACCAAGCTGGCTCAGCTGTTGACGGTGCAGCAGGAGCGGCAACGCTCCGCTCCCTCCGCCTCCTGA